A region of Candidatus Thermoplasmatota archaeon DNA encodes the following proteins:
- a CDS encoding (Fe-S)-binding protein — MDKENVKRLISDMGAHDCVECGKCTTVCPVTRFNPEFAPRLVVVKALAGEEMDLSKDGDIWVCNTCEICNNMCPYEVDYSGFIRGMRGEASREGHEPDCSQGGLLHAMMRIMANSDLPQKRLDWITDELKVADKGDVFLFVGCLPQLDAIFEGRNLDLVETARSAVRIMNRMGIEPVVSPNEKCCGHDLNWAGDEKSFIKLMNHNVQVIKDSGAKTVVFPCPECMRTFDLDYQDFLGDFDFEMTHISEFLARAIEEGKLVFPENVSISTTFHDSCRLGRHLGLYDEPRKVLTEIPSVELVELEKNRDAATCCGVSGFMSCSSTSKVMQMEKMQDAKRTGADVLITPCAKCRIHLDCSTRDETPIDNDLINIPIMDFTVLVDMALRGKLQIPDAQEEEATKEDEKPEQRRGFD, encoded by the coding sequence ATGGACAAGGAGAACGTGAAGAGGCTGATATCCGATATGGGCGCCCATGACTGCGTTGAGTGCGGGAAATGCACCACGGTCTGTCCTGTGACAAGATTCAACCCTGAGTTCGCCCCGAGGCTGGTCGTTGTGAAGGCTCTTGCGGGGGAAGAAATGGACCTTTCGAAGGATGGCGATATCTGGGTCTGCAACACGTGCGAGATCTGCAATAACATGTGTCCATACGAAGTCGATTACTCCGGATTCATCAGGGGGATGCGCGGTGAGGCGTCGAGAGAGGGACACGAGCCTGACTGCTCCCAGGGGGGATTACTGCACGCGATGATGAGGATCATGGCCAACTCCGACCTTCCTCAGAAGCGGCTGGATTGGATAACGGACGAGCTGAAGGTGGCGGACAAGGGAGATGTCTTTCTCTTCGTCGGCTGCCTTCCCCAGCTGGACGCGATCTTCGAGGGCAGGAACCTCGATCTCGTCGAGACAGCACGAAGCGCTGTCCGAATAATGAACCGTATGGGAATCGAACCGGTCGTCTCCCCAAACGAGAAATGCTGCGGGCACGACCTCAACTGGGCTGGGGACGAGAAGAGCTTCATCAAGCTGATGAATCACAATGTCCAGGTAATCAAGGACTCAGGCGCCAAGACGGTTGTCTTCCCCTGTCCTGAGTGTATGAGAACGTTCGACCTCGACTATCAGGACTTCCTCGGCGATTTCGACTTCGAGATGACTCACATATCGGAGTTCCTCGCGAGGGCGATCGAAGAAGGAAAGTTGGTTTTCCCTGAGAACGTCAGCATCTCGACGACGTTTCACGATTCATGCAGGCTTGGACGACATCTGGGGCTCTACGATGAACCGAGGAAAGTACTTACCGAGATCCCCTCCGTCGAGCTCGTTGAGCTCGAGAAGAACAGGGACGCTGCCACCTGCTGCGGCGTTTCCGGTTTCATGAGTTGCTCTAGCACTTCCAAAGTGATGCAGATGGAAAAGATGCAGGACGCAAAGAGAACGGGAGCCGATGTGTTGATTACCCCTTGCGCGAAGTGTCGAATCCATCTGGACTGCTCCACCAGGGATGAGACTCCCATCGATAATGACTTAATCAACATACCGATAATGGATTTCACTGTGCTCGTGGATATGGCCCTTCGAGGGAAACTGCAAATCCCCGATGCGCAGGAAGAAGAAGCAACAAAGGAGGATGAGAAACCTGAGCAAAGAAGAGGATTCGACTAA
- a CDS encoding hydrogenase iron-sulfur subunit yields the protein MEEEFQPSILVFCCNWCSYAGADLAGVSRLQYPVNVKVLRVMCSGRVDPYFILRALELGADGVLITGCEIGDCHYISGNVKAKERIERLSKLLDQIGIGSERVRLEWIAASEGTKFAQVMEEFTDHITNLGPNPLKGSETGGG from the coding sequence AGGAATTCCAGCCCTCCATCCTCGTCTTCTGCTGCAACTGGTGTTCCTACGCTGGCGCGGACCTGGCAGGTGTTTCCAGGTTGCAGTATCCGGTCAATGTCAAAGTCCTTCGTGTCATGTGCTCCGGGCGTGTCGATCCGTATTTCATTCTAAGGGCCTTGGAGCTGGGCGCTGACGGCGTCCTCATTACAGGCTGCGAGATAGGCGACTGCCACTACATATCTGGGAACGTGAAGGCAAAGGAAAGAATCGAAAGGCTTTCGAAGCTACTCGACCAGATCGGGATCGGCTCAGAGAGGGTCAGGCTCGAATGGATAGCAGCCTCGGAAGGGACAAAGTTCGCTCAGGTCATGGAGGAGTTCACGGATCACATCACGAACCTGGGACCGAATCCGCTGAAGGGAAGCGAGACCGGGGGAGGATAA